The genomic window AAAAAGCTAGGGATGGATGTAAAGTACGACAGAATAATCGATAGGACATTTATTACTACGCATATAGAATACAAGCCAAATGAGATTACTGTAGCTAATACGTCGGAGAAGTATGTGGCGTTAACGTTTGATGATGGGCCCGACGATTTTTATACGCCTAGAATTCTTTCCATTTTAAAAGAAAAAGGTGTTCCAGCGACTTTCTTTGTAATAGGAAGGAATGTATCTAGGTACCCAAACATAACAAAACAGATGGTCAGCGAAGGACATAGTGTCGCAAACCACACGTGGAGTCATCCAGATTTAAGATACACTTGGTCTGCTGATGTGAAAAAAGAGATACTCGATACACAAGATATAATATTTAAAACAATTGGACGTAAATCTGATTTGTTCCGCCCACCATATGGCTTTTATACAAAAGCAGACCTTGCCATATTAAGTGAGATTGGGATGCGTAACATTAAGTGGTCTGTTGATACGTTGGATTGGAGCGGGTTAACAGCAGATATGATATTAGATATTGTTAGGCGTGATATAACACCTGGTGGCATTATTTTGCAGCATAATAACTCTGCTAACAGAAATTTAGAAGGAACCATAGAGGCGCTACCAATCATCATTGATGAACTGAAAAAACAAGGATATATGTTTGTAACACTGCAAACACTACTGGATAGGCAAAAGTAATAAAAATAGACGCTTAGAAAAACATTTCTCTGAGTGTTTGTCACAGACTTTTTAAAAATATTACAATAAACAATGGATGTTGGTGTGGCATGTTTTATTATAAATATTTCGTTTTTAGTGCGATTCCTGTTGATGAATTAATACAAGCAGAACAGAAATTTTACGAATTCATTACAGCGTTTTGGAATGAGTATAATTATTTAACGCCACAATGGTGGTTGTTAGTGTTTCTTAGTGTGATTTCCCCATTTGTTTGGTACTGGTTAATTGATAAAAAAAGAGTCATTGAAATAACATGTTTTGGCCTGTTTTACGGTGTAGCGGCAATCATTCTTGATTCTATAGGGAGTAGTTTTCTCGTTTGGGCATACCCGGTCCGCCTAACTCCTCATCTGTTTCCGCAGTTGTATCCATATGATGTAGGTATTGTCATTATCCCGTATATGCTTGTTTATCAAAGGTGGGGGGGGACGTTAAAAAGGTTCTTCATTCCGGCAGGACTTATGGCTGCTTTTCTCGCGTTTATAGCGGAACCATTTATGGAATGGTTGGGCATCTATAAGGAAATTACATGGAAGAATATATATTCATTCCCTATTTATTGGCTGCTTGGTATAATTTGTTGGGCTATCATTCACTACTTTAAAAAGTTAGAGCGACGATAAAACGAGTCGTTCATTTACTCTACGGTTTTCAGTCCCGTTAGATGAAGTATAGGTCTCTCTCAAGTGCTAGGCCGACAGTTATATGTCGGCCAGTCATCTAGACAAAATCTTTTTATCTTAAAAGTATCTTAATTTTTTTCAGCCCGTTTTTAACATTTGGGTAGCGAACAGGTATATCGAATAAAGTAGTTTGTTTAAGAATACTTTTTTTATGAGAAAAGGCATCAAAGCTACCTTTTCCGTGATATGATCCTATCCCGCTGGTCTTCACACCACCAAAAGGTAAATATGGTGAGGCGAAGTGAAAGACAGTGTCGTTTATACAGCCACCACCAAACGGTAGAGTATTTACTATATCTTGCTGAAGTGCTAGGCTTTCAGAAAAAATATAGAGTGCAAGAGGATGTGGTTGCTTACGGATGCCTTCAATCACTTCTGATATGTTTGTGTATTCTATAACTGGCAAAATAGGACCGAATATTTCATCTTGCATAACAGAATCGGCCCATGAAATATCCGTTAGTATGGTGGGCTCAATCATGTTTGTTGCTTGATCTGTCTTACCACCAGCATAGACCTTCCCGTTATTTAAAAAACCACTCAGTCTTTTAAAATGGTTTTCATTTACTATACGTGTGAAGCTCTCATTTTTTAATGGATTATCTCCATATAGCTCTCGAGTTGCCTTGGCAAGATGTTTTAAAAAAGTCTCTTTTATATTTTTATGAACGTACAGATAATCGGGAGCAATACATGTTTGCCCCGCATTGATATATTTCCCCCAAGCAATTCTTTTAGCAGCAAGCTCTATTTTCGCATCATCATGAACGATGCACGGACTTTTTCCGCCTAATTCTAATGTAATAGGGGTTAGTTTTTTGGCAGCGGCCTCCATTATTATTTTTCCAACAGGCACACTACCTGTGAAGAAAATATAATCAACGTCCTCCTGGAGAAGAGCTGTACTCGTTTCGACGCCACCTTTGACAACAGACACATGCTCCTCCGGAAAAGTACTTTGTATAATTTTTTCTATTGCATTAGCTGTATGTGGTGTTAGCTCCGATGGCTTGATGATGGCACAGTTGCCTGCGGCTATAGCACCGATTAACGGAGCAAGTGCTAGCTGAAAAGGATAATTCCACGGTGAGATGATAAGTGCTACACCATAAGGTTCAGCGTAAATGTAACTTTTAGAACCGATGTGAGTCAGTGGTGTTTTAACTTTCTTCGGTTTTGTCCATAACCGTAAATGATCCATTATGAAGCTTATTTCTTTTAAAACAACACCAATTTCCGTAGAGTATGCTTCAAATTCGGATTTATTTAAATCTGATTGTAATGCGTGTAAAAGCTCTTTTTCATGGGATTGTATGGCAGATTTGAGAGTGCGGAGTGCGTTTAATCGAAATGGAAGATTTTTTGTTTGGTTTGTTAAGAAAAATGCTTTTTGTTTTGCGATAAGTTTGTTATAAGTTTCCATAATACCCTCCCTTGCAGATTGGAATTTTTGTTAAGTAATCTTAATTTGTTTATTAGTATCATGTTTATGCTTTTTATAAAATGTAACGATAGCGGGTATCACATCCTTGAAATCTGGACATGAAATACCAGAACCTTCAAGATCTTTTTGTGATTGTGAGCAATCATATTCAGCCATACACGTAAAATAATCCATCGCTTCTCTTTCAACCCGCACCCATTTTCTAAATGCAGGAATCGAA from Bacillus sp. HMF5848 includes these protein-coding regions:
- a CDS encoding CBO0543 family protein, yielding MFYYKYFVFSAIPVDELIQAEQKFYEFITAFWNEYNYLTPQWWLLVFLSVISPFVWYWLIDKKRVIEITCFGLFYGVAAIILDSIGSSFLVWAYPVRLTPHLFPQLYPYDVGIVIIPYMLVYQRWGGTLKRFFIPAGLMAAFLAFIAEPFMEWLGIYKEITWKNIYSFPIYWLLGIICWAIIHYFKKLERR
- a CDS encoding polysaccharide deacetylase family protein yields the protein MKHFFYLLAVVLMLSVVPVPAEAGESSLAEAPIFIDGKPYNSKFIMIEGHLLVPALFFKKTGAQVDWDNQYRSVVLKARDTMFALPIGKRYSDDFNRATGTWERGKLAAVPIELAGEPFIPLVETAKKLGMDVKYDRIIDRTFITTHIEYKPNEITVANTSEKYVALTFDDGPDDFYTPRILSILKEKGVPATFFVIGRNVSRYPNITKQMVSEGHSVANHTWSHPDLRYTWSADVKKEILDTQDIIFKTIGRKSDLFRPPYGFYTKADLAILSEIGMRNIKWSVDTLDWSGLTADMILDIVRRDITPGGIILQHNNSANRNLEGTIEALPIIIDELKKQGYMFVTLQTLLDRQK
- a CDS encoding aldehyde dehydrogenase, with the protein product METYNKLIAKQKAFFLTNQTKNLPFRLNALRTLKSAIQSHEKELLHALQSDLNKSEFEAYSTEIGVVLKEISFIMDHLRLWTKPKKVKTPLTHIGSKSYIYAEPYGVALIISPWNYPFQLALAPLIGAIAAGNCAIIKPSELTPHTANAIEKIIQSTFPEEHVSVVKGGVETSTALLQEDVDYIFFTGSVPVGKIIMEAAAKKLTPITLELGGKSPCIVHDDAKIELAAKRIAWGKYINAGQTCIAPDYLYVHKNIKETFLKHLAKATRELYGDNPLKNESFTRIVNENHFKRLSGFLNNGKVYAGGKTDQATNMIEPTILTDISWADSVMQDEIFGPILPVIEYTNISEVIEGIRKQPHPLALYIFSESLALQQDIVNTLPFGGGCINDTVFHFASPYLPFGGVKTSGIGSYHGKGSFDAFSHKKSILKQTTLFDIPVRYPNVKNGLKKIKILLR